GCCTCAATCCCTCGCCCTACATGTTCTATTTCGATTTCGAGGACTACCACGTGGTCGGTGCTTCGCCCGAAATTCTGGTCCGCCTGGAGGGCGACCGGGTAACGGTGCGGCCGATTGCCGGTACTCGCAAGCGCGGGGCGTCGATCGAGGAGGATCAGGCATTGGCCGACGACCTGCTCGCCGACCAGAAGGAGTTGGCCGAGCATACCCAACTGCTTGACCTTGGGCGTAACGACTGCGGCCGGGTGGCGACGGTCGGTTCGGTCAAAGTGACTGAAAACATGAGCATCGAACGTTATTCGCATGTGATGCATATCGTGTCCAATGTGGAGGGGCGTTTGCAGCCGGGGCTGGATGCGCTCGATGTGCTCAAGGCCACCTTCCCGGCCGGAACCGTGTCCGGTGCGCCGAAGGTGCGGGCGATGGAAATCATCGACGAACTGGAACCGGTCAAGCGCGGTATCTATGCCGGTGCGGTCGGCTACGTCGGTTTCCATGGCGACATGGATCTGGCAATTGCGATCCGCACTGCCGTGGTCAAGGACGGACAACTGCATGTCCAGGCCGGGGCCGGCATCGTAGCCGACTCCAATCCTGAATCCGAATGGCAGGAAACCCAGAACAAGGCCCGCGCCGTGCTGCGTGCGGCCGAACTTGCCGAACAGGGGCTGGATACCCGTTTCGATTGAGGAAGGGCAACGGATGGCATTTCCCGATGCCATCCGTCCGTATCGCCGTTGCCCCTGGGGGGCGGATGAGCCATCGGTTGGCGGTGGTCTGTTTGGCTTATTTGTGTAAAACGTTTTACGCATAAAATGCGTGTTTTTCAGCATCAGTGCGGAAACGGGAAGAGCATGCAGGCAGCGGTCGATCAGGGATGGTTTGCGCATGAGGACAGGTTGAGCGCGCTCGACAGCAGTCGCCCTTTTGCCGACAACCTGCGGCACATGCACACCTTGCTGCGTGAGTCACTGCCCTTCGTCGAGCGGATCGCCGTGGCGGTCTATGACCCGGGCGTCGATCTGCTCAAGACCTTTGCCAGTTCGGACGTGCATCAGACCGATCTGGTGCTCTACCAGGCCCGGCTGAGCGAAAGCCGAACGCTGCAGGAAATCGTCGCCCGGCGGCGGCCACGGGTGGTCAACGACCTGGAGTTGCTGGGCGGCGAAAAACGCCATGCCCGGACCATTCGCGGCGGTTTTGCTGCCAGCTACACGCTGCCGGTGTTTCGTGCCGAAAGCCTGCTTGGCTTTATCTTCTTCAATTCGACGCAGAAGCACTGCTTTGACGAAAAAAGCCTGCACCATCTCGATCTGGTGGGGCATCTGCTGGCCTTGACCCTGAGCGAGCACCTGTCGACCAGCCGGACCCTGGTGGCCAGCGTGCGCAGCGCCTCGACCCTGGCCAGCCACCGCGATTTCGAGACCGGGGCGCATCTTGAGCGAATGGCGCATTATGCCCGCCTGATTGCGCGCAAGGTGGCGCCGATCTATGGCCTGGACGATGCCACGGTCGAACACATTTTCCTATTCTCGCCCTTGCACGACATCGGCAAGATCAGCATTCCCGACCGGATTTTGCAGAAGCCGGCCGCGCTTGACCCCGAAGAGCGTGCCGAAATGCAGCGCCACCCCGAACTGGGCGCCGGAATGATCGACACCCTGATCGGTCATTTCGGGCTATCGGACCTGCCGCATGCCGACCTGCTGCGCAATATCGCGCTCTATCATCATGAGCAGGTCAATGGTCAAGGCTATCCGGCCGGGCTGGTCGGCGAGGCGATCCCGGTCGAGGCACGGATCGCTGCGGTCGCCGACATCTTCGATGCCCTGACCAGCAGCCGGCCCTACAAGCGGGCCTGGAGCAATGACGAGGCCTTTGCCTTGTTGCAGAAACTCGCCGGCGACCAACTCGATGCGCATTGCGTCGACGCCCTGGTCGAGCAACGCAGCGAGGTCGAAAAAATCCAGAAGCTGTTCAGCGAGGATCCGCTGGGCTGAGCGGCGGTAGCCAGCGGCAGCGGCGGAAAATCCATTCGGTCAGCCACAGGCTGAAATAGGTCGCAAACCAGCCGAACAGGCAGTCGGATAAAAAGTGGCCGCCGGGGCTCATCCGCACCAGCGCCATGTAGCCGGCAAAGGTGATGCTGACGAGCAGCCAGCGGCGGCGCACGGCCGGCGCGCCGAGCCAGCCGAAGGCCATGACGAAGGCGGCGGTGGCGACATGGCCGCTGACGAAGGAGCAATTCTGCTGGCACTGGTCGGCTGGAATGAACGCCGGAGTAAAGCGCAACTGGCCGCCGAATTGCTCGATATTGACTGGCCGGGTGCGGCCCGAATGTTCCTTGAGCGTTGCATCGACCAGCAATACCGGGCCGAGCAGGGCGCCGGCGAGGAGAAAGGCAAAGTGGGCGCGACGTCTCCGCAGGCTGGCAAAGCGTGGCAGCAGACCGAGCAGCAGCAATAGCGCCAAGCCCAGCAGCAGGCCCTGGCCAAGGCGTGGCAGGCCGCGGTAGGGGATCGCCAGAATCAGGTCGTCGCGGCCGAACAGCCAGCGTCCGTCGCCCTGGTAGAACAGGCTGCTGGTCCAGAGGTCTAGCTGCGGAAAGGCGACGAAGAGAAGTGCCAGCAGCGTCGCCACGGCGAGCGCCCGGCGCAGTTCAGTAGCCCTTGAAGTCGCTGAGCAGCCAGACATGCAGGTCTCGCGTGGTGTGGGCGTCGAGCGGCGCGCGCAGCGTCGCCAGTTTTTGTTGCCCGGTGACATAAGGCAGGAATTGCTCGCCCGGTTCGTTTTCACTGATCAGCAGCAGGTCACGGCCGCGATAGGGGCGCAGGTCGGTACTTAGTTTGTAATGATCGCTGGCCTCGCCTTTGGGGTTCCAGCTGGCAGCCAGCGGTTTTTGGGCGCGCAGTTCGTAGAGCATGTGCGCAAGCAAGGTCCGGTTGTCGGCGACCAGCACCGCTTGCGGATGCGCCGTAACCAGCGGCTGCAACTGGCGACCGAGTTCGTCCCAGCCTTGCGCTCGGGTGAAGGGGCTGGATTTTGCCGGGTTTGGGGCGTGGACCGTGGAAAGCACGAGCGGCCAGTGGTAAACCAGCCCGACCAGCGCCAGGTTGAGGCTCAGTGCGATGACCAGCAGCCGTTGCCGTTCGCGTGCCAGCAGCCAGGCGACGATGGCAACCAGGGCCGGAGCGAACGCCGGTGCAGCCCAGTTGGCGTTGGCGGTACTTTTCATTGCCTGCAGCGAAACCACCGCCCATAACGGGAGCGCGAACCATAGCAGCAGCCGGCTGCGCTCGTCTTGCCAGGTCTTTTTCGCCTGCGCCAGCAGAATGAAAAAGACCGAGCCGAAAATCGGACCGAAGGACAGCCATTGCGCGGCCCAGAACTCGGCCAGCGATTTGAGGCCGCCGGCCGCCTGGCGCTTGAGGGTGATGTCGGCGGTGTGCTTGAGGGTGGGGAAATCGTGGATGACGTTCCACCACAGATTGGGCGCCAGCAGCAGGATTGCAAGCAATGCGGCCAGCCACGGACCGGCCGTTTTCAGCCGGGCCCGGTGGAAACAGAGCAGGTGCAGGAAGGCAGCGCCGAGGAAGGCGGCCATCGTGTACTTCGAGAGCAGGCCGAAGCCGCCGATCAGGCCGAGCAGCAACCAGTCGGTCGGGGCGTTGCGGTCAAGCGCACGCAGGTAGGCCCACAGCCCGAGCGTCCAGAACAGCGTCAGCAGCGCATCGGTT
This genomic window from Dechloromonas sp. ZY10 contains:
- a CDS encoding HD-GYP domain-containing protein codes for the protein MQAAVDQGWFAHEDRLSALDSSRPFADNLRHMHTLLRESLPFVERIAVAVYDPGVDLLKTFASSDVHQTDLVLYQARLSESRTLQEIVARRRPRVVNDLELLGGEKRHARTIRGGFAASYTLPVFRAESLLGFIFFNSTQKHCFDEKSLHHLDLVGHLLALTLSEHLSTSRTLVASVRSASTLASHRDFETGAHLERMAHYARLIARKVAPIYGLDDATVEHIFLFSPLHDIGKISIPDRILQKPAALDPEERAEMQRHPELGAGMIDTLIGHFGLSDLPHADLLRNIALYHHEQVNGQGYPAGLVGEAIPVEARIAAVADIFDALTSSRPYKRAWSNDEAFALLQKLAGDQLDAHCVDALVEQRSEVEKIQKLFSEDPLG
- a CDS encoding glycosyltransferase family 39 protein, giving the protein MIFTVDRKNGEKSFPTASALLLAAFLLLAWRLAVIPQLGITLYVDEAQYWTWAQALDWGYFSKPPGIAALIAASTALFGDGILGVKALAMLCYPLAASACWAIARRLYDARVAAWSALAVLTLPMFSWLGLFVSTDALLTLFWTLGLWAYLRALDRNAPTDWLLLGLIGGFGLLSKYTMAAFLGAAFLHLLCFHRARLKTAGPWLAALLAILLLAPNLWWNVIHDFPTLKHTADITLKRQAAGGLKSLAEFWAAQWLSFGPIFGSVFFILLAQAKKTWQDERSRLLLWFALPLWAVVSLQAMKSTANANWAAPAFAPALVAIVAWLLARERQRLLVIALSLNLALVGLVYHWPLVLSTVHAPNPAKSSPFTRAQGWDELGRQLQPLVTAHPQAVLVADNRTLLAHMLYELRAQKPLAASWNPKGEASDHYKLSTDLRPYRGRDLLLISENEPGEQFLPYVTGQQKLATLRAPLDAHTTRDLHVWLLSDFKGY
- a CDS encoding phosphatase PAP2 family protein; the protein is MSGCSATSRATELRRALAVATLLALLFVAFPQLDLWTSSLFYQGDGRWLFGRDDLILAIPYRGLPRLGQGLLLGLALLLLLGLLPRFASLRRRRAHFAFLLAGALLGPVLLVDATLKEHSGRTRPVNIEQFGGQLRFTPAFIPADQCQQNCSFVSGHVATAAFVMAFGWLGAPAVRRRWLLVSITFAGYMALVRMSPGGHFLSDCLFGWFATYFSLWLTEWIFRRCRWLPPLSPADPR